The Benincasa hispida cultivar B227 chromosome 11, ASM972705v1, whole genome shotgun sequence genome has a segment encoding these proteins:
- the LOC120089941 gene encoding adenylyltransferase and sulfurtransferase MOCS3: MASITTESSRILQEIETLKSAKTDLERRISALESQLHNLNHPHNNGVSNASSTPPSTFPHGLSPDMIYRYSRHLILPSFGVQGQSRLSKSSILVVGAGGLGSPALLYLAASGVGRLGIVDHDVVELNNMHRQIIHTEAYIGRSKVESAAATCRSINSTVEIVEHKEALRTSNALEIFSKYDIIVDATDNAPTRYMISDCCVVLGKPLVSGAALGLEGQLTVYNYNGGPCYRCLFPTPPPTTACQRCADSGVLGVVPGIIGCLQALEAIKIASAVGEPLSGRMLLFDALAARIRIVKIRGRSLQCEVCGENSEFKAAKFQEFDYEMFTQSPLSTSPLRLKLLEPNTRISAKEYRDRLRNGESHVLVDVRPEHHFKIVSLPNSLNIPLASLDGRLEEVVSALKEEEHKQSSESSSADVQLYVVCRRGNDSQRAVKYLQEKGFPSAKDIIGGLEGWAQEVDPTFPSY, from the exons ATGGCCTCAATCACCACTGAATCTTCTCGTATTCTTCAAGAAATCGAGACCTTGAAATCCGCCAAGACCGACTTAGAACGTCGTATTTCAGCTCTTGAATCCCAGCTCCACAACCTCAATCATCCCCACAACAACGGTGTTTCTAATGCCTCTTCCACTCCACCATCCACATTTCCTCACGGTCTCTCCCCTGATATGATTTACAGATACAGTCGCCACCTCATTCTTCCTTCCTTTGGAGTCCAAG GACAATCGAGGCTTTCCAAGTCTTCAATTTTAGTTGTTGGAGCGGGAGGGTTGGGCTCGCCAGCTTTATTGTATCTTGCTGCTTCTGGTGTTG GTCGTCTTGGAATTGTTGACCACGATGTAGTTGAGCTAAATAACATGCATCGGCAG ATCATCCATACCGAGGCCTATATTGGCCGGTCAAAAGTAGAATCTGCTGCTGCTACTTGTCGCTC GATCAACTCTACTGTCGAGATTGTTGAGCACAAAGAAGCTCTTCGCACATCAAACGCTTTAGAAATCTTTAGCAA ATATGATATTATAGTAGATGCCACAGATAATGCTCCTACCCGGTACATGATTAGTGATTGTTGTGTGGTGCTGGGAAAG CCTCTCGTGTCTGGTGCAGCACTAGGTTTGGAGGGGCAG CTCACAGTTTATAATTACAATGGAGGTCCATGCTACCGATGCCTATTTCCAACTCCCCCACCAACAACAGCGTGCCAAAGGTGTGCTGACAGTGGTGTTCTAGGAGTAG TTCCTGGGATCATTGGTTGTCTTCAAGCCTTGGAGGCAATAAAAATTGCAAGTGCGGTTGGTGAGCCACTTTCTGGACGGATGCTTCTGTTTGATGCCTTGGCAGCAAGGATCCGAATT GTCAAGATTCGTGGAAGGTCGTTGCAGTGTGAAGTATGTGGAGAAAATTCCGAGTTCAAAGCagcaaaatttcaagaatttGACTATGAAATGTTCACTCAGTCTCCATTATCTACG TCTCCTCTAAGGTTAAAACTACTAGAGCCAAACACAAGAATAAGTGCCAAAGAGTACAGAGATCGACTTCGTAATGGCGAATCACATGTGCTCGTGGATGTCCGTCCTGAGCATCATTTCAAGATTGTTTCTCTTCCAAACTCCCTTAACATCCCGCTGGCGAGTTTGGATGGAAGGCTGGAAGAAGTCGTTTCGGCTTTGAAGGAAGAGGAACATAAACAGAGTTCAGAGTCCTCGAGTGCTGATGTTCAATTATATGTTGTTTGTAGGAGAGGGAATGATTCTCAAAGAGCCGTCAAGTATCTACAAGAGAAAGGATTCCCTTCAGCTAAGGATATCATCGGTGGATTGGAGGGTTGGGCCCAGGAGGTAGACCCCACTTTCCCCTCCTATTAA